Proteins found in one Megalobrama amblycephala isolate DHTTF-2021 linkage group LG5, ASM1881202v1, whole genome shotgun sequence genomic segment:
- the LOC125268420 gene encoding gastrula zinc finger protein XlCGF57.1-like: MAVIKQESEDIKIEEVFSLKQEDTEEQIDLMALKEETGEKSLSCSQTEKTSSQKRAQKTGSRSHFNCQQCGKSFNKKGNLNVHIRVHTGEKPYTCQQCGKSFNRKGSFNRHMKIHTGQKPYNCPQCGKSFSQKGHFNIHLKTHSRKKSSSCAQAENTSSQKGAQKTGSRSHFTCQQCGKSFSKKGNLNDHIRVHTGEKPHTCRQCGKSFSRRGSFNTHIKIHAKQKPYTCPQCGKSFRQKEHLKIHFRIHSGEKPYSCKQCGKSFIQRVLLQGHLRTHTGEKPYTHPQRGKAIVQDGKLKVHKRVHTGESPFICQQCGKRFAQRTSLNRHMRIHTGEKPYKCTQCEKSFSQKGHLILHLRIHTGERPYKCVQCGKRFSQIGHFKYHMRIHTGEKPFSCKQCGKSFSHQGTLNRHMSVHTGEKPYTCQQCGKSFNRKESFDRHIQIHTEQKPYNCQQCGKSFSQKEYLKVHLRIHSGVKPFSCKQCGKSFIHKAALHRHMRVHTGEKPFKCCHCEKTFRSKVTLKYHVKIHV; the protein is encoded by the exons atggcggttATTAAACAGGAAAGTGAAGACATCAAGATTGAAGAAGTGTTCAGTCTGAAAcaagaagatactgaggaacaaatag ACCTGATGGCACTGAAAGAGGAGACTGGAGAAAAATCTCTCAGTTGCTCACAGACTGAAAAGACTTCCTCGcaaaaaagagctcaaaagactgGGTCTAGGAGTCACTTCaactgccaacagtgtggaaagagtttcaataaaaaaggaaaccttaacgTCCACataagagttcacactggagagaagccttacacctgccaacagtgtggaaagagtttcaataggAAAGGAAGCTTTAACAGGCACATGAAAATACACACTGGACAGAAGCCTTACAattgccctcagtgtggaaagagtttcagtcaaaaaggacACTTTAATATCCACTTGAAAACTCACTCTAGAAAAAAATCGTCGAGTTGTGCACAGGCTGAAAATACTTCCTCACAAAAAGGAGCTCAAAAGACTGGGTCTAGGAGTCacttcacctgccaacagtgtggaaagagtttcagtaaaaaaggaaaccttaacgACCACataagagttcacactggagagaagcctcaCACCTGCcgacagtgtggaaagagtttcagtagGAGAGGAAGCTTTAACACGCACATAAAAATTCACGCCAAACAGAAGCCTTACacatgccctcagtgtggaaagagtttccgTCAAAAAGAACACCTTAAAATCCACTTCAGAATTCACTCTGGAGAGAAACCCTACTCCTGCAAacaatgtggaaaaagttttaTCCAAAGAGTACTCCTTCAAGGGCACttgagaactcacactggagagaagccttataCACACCCTCAGCGTGGAAAGGCTATTGTTCAAGACGGGAAATTAAAAGTCCACaagagagttcacactggagagagcccTTTCATCTGCCAGCAGTGTGGAAAAAGATTTGCTCAAAGAACAAGCCTGAACaggcacatgagaattcacaccggagagaagccttacaagtgcactcagtgtgaaaagagtttcagtcagaaAGGACACCTTATACTCCACTTGAgaattcacaccggagagagACCCTATAAGTGCGTtcaatgtggaaagagattCAGTCAAATAGGACACTTTAAataccacatgagaattcacactggagaaaagccctTTAGCTGtaaacagtgtggaaaaagtttcagcCATCAAGGAACCCTTAACAGGCACATGAGtgtccacactggagagaagccttacacctgccaacagtgtggaaagagtttcaataggAAAGAAAGCTTTGACAGACACATACAAATTCACACCGAACAGAAGCCTTACAattgccaacagtgtggaaagagtttcagtcaaaaggaATACCTTAAAGTCCACTTGAGAATTCACTCTGGAGTGAAACCCTTTAGCTGCAAacaatgtggaaaaagtttcatcCATAAAGCAGCCCTTCACAGGCACATGAGagtccacactggagagaagccatttaAATGTTGTCACTGTGAAAAGACTTTCAGAAGTAAAGTAACCCTTAAGTACCACGTGAAGATTCATGTATGA